The Buttiauxella selenatireducens genome has a window encoding:
- a CDS encoding lytic transglycosylase domain-containing protein codes for MNIPDNIKLLIRSVAPTLLTALSLPPPLNLIAATVVSSILSKNLSANVAQQSDNAGNSINPAAMTPEQIVDVIKNNQTSPSIVTDLRSAEESLKHYEITSGIRFAELALQEKQSIQDFQINSGIAGNIFNSGIKIVWIAMCGLLVVIITSLLLLIPGVDIPSDKQSIVTAVFGIIGTVIGFINGLASNIVGYYWGSSQGSKEKGIEMASSFKNLGESVAKTLETNAANASNTASNASQEKPQQEIPRSSARGSDDIASPPVPAKPTLLNDTWSELAAPHDFISSGVSWNLQKDGISIQGTTPSGTQGKPTTVEKIWDLYGPYCVQASKMYGVPVELIIATIATESGGDRNARRAEPQIHDESVGLMQTLVKTARGALGRPSLTGDDLLDPATSIEAGTAYIAHQRYVTHFDPPKVAAAYNAGSLRVDNASANRWKMHCYPKGTGRHIDNFVSWFNDCMKEEVQTKWNENKDISSFSSIFK; via the coding sequence ATGAATATTCCTGACAACATTAAGCTATTAATCAGAAGCGTTGCCCCGACTTTATTGACCGCGCTTAGCCTGCCTCCCCCCCTGAACCTTATAGCCGCTACGGTGGTGTCCAGTATTCTGAGCAAAAACTTGTCCGCCAATGTGGCCCAACAAAGCGATAATGCCGGAAACTCGATTAACCCTGCGGCGATGACACCTGAACAGATTGTTGATGTCATCAAAAATAACCAAACGTCCCCTTCTATCGTTACAGACCTGAGAAGTGCCGAAGAAAGCCTGAAGCACTATGAGATAACTTCAGGGATACGTTTCGCTGAGCTGGCTTTACAGGAAAAACAAAGCATCCAGGACTTCCAAATTAATTCGGGTATTGCCGGTAATATCTTTAATTCAGGCATTAAAATTGTCTGGATAGCTATGTGCGGATTGCTGGTCGTTATTATTACCTCGTTATTATTGCTTATTCCTGGTGTGGATATCCCCAGTGATAAGCAAAGCATTGTGACCGCAGTATTCGGCATCATTGGTACTGTCATTGGCTTTATCAACGGATTAGCATCCAACATCGTTGGCTATTATTGGGGCAGTAGTCAGGGGTCGAAAGAGAAAGGCATCGAGATGGCCAGCAGCTTTAAGAATCTCGGTGAAAGTGTTGCGAAAACACTGGAGACGAATGCGGCGAACGCGAGTAACACCGCGTCGAATGCTTCTCAGGAAAAACCTCAGCAGGAGATCCCCCGCTCCAGCGCCCGTGGCTCTGACGATATCGCCTCTCCTCCTGTTCCCGCGAAACCAACCCTGCTCAATGACACATGGAGTGAACTGGCCGCCCCGCATGACTTTATTAGCAGCGGTGTGAGCTGGAATTTGCAGAAAGACGGGATTTCAATTCAGGGGACCACCCCGTCAGGCACACAAGGTAAACCGACCACCGTTGAGAAAATATGGGATCTGTATGGCCCGTATTGCGTGCAAGCCTCGAAAATGTATGGTGTTCCCGTTGAACTGATCATCGCCACTATCGCAACAGAAAGTGGTGGTGACAGGAACGCCAGACGCGCGGAACCGCAAATCCATGACGAAAGCGTTGGGTTAATGCAAACACTGGTCAAAACTGCCCGCGGCGCATTGGGACGGCCTTCACTTACCGGCGACGACCTGCTTGACCCTGCCACATCTATTGAAGCCGGAACGGCTTATATTGCCCATCAACGTTACGTGACTCATTTTGACCCGCCTAAAGTTGCCGCAGCCTATAACGCAGGATCATTGCGCGTTGATAATGCGTCTGCCAATCGCTGGAAAATGCACTGCTATCCAAAAGGAACCGGCAGACACATTGATAATTTCGTCTCATGGTTTAATGATTGTATGAAAGAAGAAGTACAAACAAAATGGAATGAGAATAAAGACATCAGTAGCTTTAGCTCTATCTTTAAATAG
- the dbpA gene encoding ATP-dependent RNA helicase DbpA, which produces MTSFSTLNVLPAEQLANLTELGYHTMTPVQAAALPAILAGKDVRAQAKTGSGKTAAFGLGLLQHIDASQFVTQSLVLCPTRELADQVAKELRRLARYMPNIKILTLCGGQPFGAQRDSLQHAPHVIVATPGRLLDHLKKETVNLDALQTLVLDEADRMLDMGFADAIDDVIGHAPQDRQTLLFSATWPTAIAAISSRVQRTPETIEIDSVDELPSVEQQFYEISRSGKISLLQKLLSKHQPASCVVFCNTKKDCQAVCDALTESNQSVLALHGDMEQRDRDQTLVRFANGSSRVLVATDVAARGLDIKALEMVINYELSWDPEVHVHRIGRTARAGESGLAISLCAPEEAQRASVLAEMLNLSLNWQPAPTGGSIKPLEATMTTLCIDGGKKAKMRPGDILGALTGDMGLDGADIGKIDVHPMHVYVAIRESVARHAWKQLQQGKIKGKSVKVRLLK; this is translated from the coding sequence GTGACATCTTTTTCTACCCTAAACGTTCTGCCTGCAGAACAACTCGCCAATCTCACCGAACTTGGTTATCACACCATGACGCCTGTTCAGGCGGCTGCATTACCCGCGATACTGGCTGGGAAAGATGTCCGTGCACAGGCAAAAACCGGTAGCGGTAAAACGGCAGCATTTGGTTTGGGCTTGCTGCAACATATTGATGCCAGCCAGTTTGTTACTCAATCTTTGGTGTTATGTCCAACACGCGAATTGGCCGACCAGGTGGCTAAAGAGTTACGCCGTCTGGCGCGTTATATGCCAAATATCAAAATATTGACACTGTGCGGTGGACAACCGTTTGGTGCGCAACGCGACTCTCTGCAACACGCTCCGCATGTGATTGTGGCAACGCCTGGCCGTTTGCTCGATCACCTGAAAAAAGAGACGGTTAATTTAGATGCTCTGCAAACGCTCGTGCTGGATGAAGCTGACCGTATGCTGGACATGGGTTTTGCCGATGCCATTGATGATGTCATTGGCCACGCGCCGCAAGACAGACAGACATTACTGTTCTCCGCAACGTGGCCTACGGCGATTGCAGCCATTAGCTCTCGTGTACAGCGTACGCCAGAAACGATTGAAATTGATTCAGTAGACGAATTGCCGTCTGTTGAGCAGCAGTTTTATGAAATCTCCCGCAGCGGGAAAATCAGTCTGTTACAGAAATTACTCAGCAAGCATCAACCTGCATCTTGTGTGGTGTTCTGTAATACCAAAAAAGATTGCCAGGCCGTTTGCGATGCGTTGACTGAAAGCAACCAAAGTGTGCTGGCGCTGCACGGTGATATGGAACAACGTGACCGTGACCAAACGCTGGTTCGCTTCGCAAATGGCAGTAGCCGTGTGCTGGTGGCAACAGATGTTGCTGCGCGCGGGCTGGATATTAAAGCGCTGGAAATGGTCATTAACTATGAATTGTCATGGGACCCGGAAGTCCACGTTCACCGCATTGGCCGTACCGCACGCGCGGGTGAAAGCGGTCTGGCGATTAGCCTGTGTGCTCCGGAAGAAGCACAACGTGCCAGCGTGTTAGCTGAAATGCTTAATTTGTCTCTGAACTGGCAACCCGCTCCAACGGGCGGCAGCATCAAGCCGCTTGAAGCGACAATGACGACGCTGTGCATTGATGGTGGCAAAAAAGCGAAAATGCGTCCGGGCGATATTCTCGGTGCATTGACCGGCGATATGGGGTTGGATGGGGCGGATATCGGCAAGATTGATGTTCATCCGATGCATGTCTATGTCGCGATTCGTGAGTCTGTGGCGCGTCATGCATGGAAGCAACTACAGCAGGGTAAAATCAAAGGCAAATCGGTTAAAGTGCGTTTGCTGAAGTAA
- the gap gene encoding type I glyceraldehyde-3-phosphate dehydrogenase, producing MKKIGINGFGRIGRLVLRRVLETQSEVEIVAINDLTSPQVLAYLLKHDSSYRNFDGTVDYTDDSLVVNGKKIAVYAEKDAKNILWGKDGVAIVIECTGFYTSKEKASAHLDAGAQKVLISAPAGDMKTIVFNVNCNTITPEDKILSVASCTTNCLAPMAKALHDNFGIKLGTMTTIHAYTGTQSLVDGPRGKDLRASRAAAQNIIPHTTGAAKAIGLVIPELQGKLKGHAQRVPTLTGSVTELVSILEKKVTVDEINAALKKATENNESFGYTDEEIVSSDIVGTHFGSVFDATQTEVTEVGDLQLVKTVAWYDNEYGFVTQLVRVLDAVAKE from the coding sequence ATGAAAAAAATCGGTATTAATGGTTTTGGTCGTATTGGTCGGCTGGTATTGCGCCGTGTGCTGGAAACCCAAAGTGAGGTGGAGATTGTAGCCATCAATGATCTTACCTCACCGCAAGTTCTGGCCTATCTGCTCAAGCATGACTCCAGTTATCGTAACTTCGATGGCACGGTGGATTACACCGACGATTCGTTGGTGGTCAACGGCAAGAAAATTGCGGTGTATGCCGAGAAAGACGCCAAAAATATTCTGTGGGGAAAAGATGGCGTAGCGATAGTGATTGAATGCACCGGTTTCTATACTTCGAAAGAAAAAGCCAGCGCGCATCTGGACGCGGGAGCGCAGAAAGTACTCATTTCTGCCCCTGCGGGCGACATGAAAACCATTGTTTTCAATGTGAACTGCAACACCATTACGCCTGAGGATAAAATCCTATCCGTCGCATCCTGTACCACTAACTGTCTTGCGCCAATGGCAAAAGCCCTGCATGACAACTTCGGCATTAAACTCGGCACGATGACCACGATCCACGCTTATACCGGCACACAATCGCTGGTCGATGGCCCGCGAGGGAAAGATTTGCGTGCTTCTCGCGCCGCTGCGCAAAATATCATTCCTCACACAACCGGCGCGGCAAAAGCCATTGGGCTGGTTATCCCTGAATTGCAGGGCAAGCTCAAAGGGCATGCGCAACGTGTGCCGACCCTGACAGGTTCAGTGACTGAGTTAGTCTCGATTCTGGAGAAAAAAGTGACGGTCGATGAGATTAATGCCGCCCTGAAAAAGGCCACGGAAAACAATGAATCATTTGGCTATACCGATGAAGAAATTGTTTCGTCTGATATTGTCGGTACGCATTTCGGCTCAGTGTTCGATGCGACCCAAACTGAAGTGACCGAAGTCGGTGATTTGCAATTAGTGAAAACCGTAGCCTGGTACGATAACGAATATGGCTTTGTAACTCAGTTGGTGCGGGTTTTGGACGCCGTCGCCAAAGAGTAA
- the cybB gene encoding cytochrome b561 — protein sequence MRSKYTALQITLHWLVFLLVVGAYCAMELKGFAPRSYRPIFNATHVTCGISVFFLMIARLLVRIKYRAPAITPKPHPAITGVSHLVHTIIYLMFIILPILGFLTVYFKGSDWSVFGISMPHAIEPDEDMEFTIKSYHELIANIGYFVIGIHAFAALFHHYVWKDNTLLRMMPGKKD from the coding sequence ATGCGTAGCAAATACACCGCGTTGCAGATAACGCTTCATTGGCTGGTTTTTTTACTGGTAGTGGGGGCTTATTGCGCGATGGAACTGAAAGGTTTTGCACCTCGTTCTTATCGGCCAATCTTTAATGCCACTCATGTTACCTGCGGGATCAGCGTCTTCTTTTTGATGATTGCGCGTCTGCTGGTTCGCATTAAATACCGTGCGCCAGCGATAACGCCGAAGCCGCACCCGGCAATCACCGGGGTGTCGCATTTAGTACACACCATCATCTATTTGATGTTCATTATTCTGCCGATTCTGGGTTTCTTAACCGTGTACTTTAAAGGCAGTGACTGGTCGGTATTTGGCATTTCGATGCCACATGCGATTGAGCCTGATGAGGATATGGAGTTCACCATCAAAAGCTACCACGAACTCATCGCCAATATTGGCTACTTCGTTATCGGCATTCATGCTTTTGCGGCACTTTTTCATCATTATGTGTGGAAAGACAACACCTTGCTGCGCATGATGCCCGGTAAAAAGGACTGA
- a CDS encoding glycosyltransferase translates to MSADTLMKLSIIIPCYNAADFIEECLESVLPYANSDVEIIIVNDGSTDNSNEIIIKTSQRYPEKNLIVINQENAGLSAARNKGLSIASGEYISLLDSDDFYHQDFWSEIPSLLNDSTIDIIEFNADQFESEISNIVEHIDCAVFAGKERIVSIEQLKPAFQRCKWYPWARVYKKSLFIDNGIEFPEGRLYEDMSTVPALYLKSKCIFGINKSLIWYRFHKKSITQTFRQNDLSDLVYVATTLSDLSKERPETKAILFPTVQRVFNFIKYMLIKNKQAIFSRQEQRKLQKALMPFINEFRISRKIQILILPFYLNTIVRLRKK, encoded by the coding sequence ATGAGCGCCGATACTTTGATGAAATTAAGCATTATCATCCCATGCTATAACGCCGCTGACTTTATTGAAGAGTGTCTGGAATCTGTCCTCCCTTATGCTAATAGTGATGTGGAGATAATTATTGTCAATGATGGTTCAACGGACAACAGCAACGAAATTATAATAAAGACTTCACAGCGCTATCCTGAAAAAAATCTGATCGTTATCAATCAAGAAAATGCGGGGTTATCTGCTGCCAGAAACAAAGGGTTAAGTATTGCGTCTGGTGAATATATTTCTCTGCTGGATTCAGATGATTTTTATCATCAGGATTTTTGGTCCGAAATTCCATCGCTACTTAATGATTCAACGATTGATATTATTGAGTTTAATGCTGATCAGTTTGAAAGTGAGATTTCAAATATAGTCGAGCATATTGATTGTGCAGTTTTTGCCGGCAAAGAGCGGATTGTGTCTATTGAACAACTGAAACCTGCATTTCAACGGTGCAAATGGTATCCGTGGGCCAGAGTCTATAAGAAGTCATTGTTTATTGATAACGGCATTGAGTTTCCAGAAGGCCGGTTGTATGAGGACATGAGCACAGTCCCTGCTTTGTATTTAAAAAGCAAATGCATTTTTGGAATTAACAAATCACTGATCTGGTATCGTTTTCATAAGAAAAGTATCACGCAGACCTTTAGACAAAACGATCTTTCTGATTTAGTTTACGTGGCAACAACATTATCTGATCTTTCAAAAGAAAGGCCTGAAACAAAAGCAATACTTTTCCCAACGGTTCAAAGAGTGTTTAACTTTATAAAATACATGCTCATTAAGAATAAGCAGGCGATTTTTTCACGTCAAGAACAGCGGAAATTACAAAAAGCTTTAATGCCTTTTATAAATGAATTCAGAATTTCCAGAAAGATTCAAATTCTCATTCTGCCTTTTTATCTCAACACTATCGTAAGGTTGAGAAAGAAATAG
- a CDS encoding RidA family protein, with translation MTAEGEPVYGTVTEQTLNIMHAVTKTLNRAGASLNDVVRVQVWLSDMKYFAEFNRAYGSFFHEVYPSRTVTSSTLAFGMDVEIEIQATNPGNK, from the coding sequence ATGACAGCCGAAGGAGAGCCTGTCTACGGTACCGTTACGGAACAGACTTTAAATATCATGCACGCTGTAACCAAGACGCTAAATCGCGCAGGGGCGAGCCTGAATGATGTTGTTCGGGTGCAGGTCTGGTTAAGTGACATGAAGTATTTTGCAGAATTTAATCGGGCATACGGCAGTTTCTTTCACGAAGTCTACCCATCAAGGACAGTGACCAGCAGTACTCTGGCTTTTGGTATGGATGTCGAAATTGAGATTCAGGCGACAAACCCTGGGAATAAATAA
- a CDS encoding helix-turn-helix transcriptional regulator — MTYEREALINVLSAALEALKTTLPLNTEAVLHDLTQPEASVVNIINGHVSGRKIGDALLKGPEDDKGFLGLFDVPKQTSSKVFNGYTTTTSGGKVLNSASTLYYNSDGTPLVAFCINVDTDVVTRLMRDLEYLVPSPLDYAEQENTLAGVPEESLDEFLSRFRMTGSESQKEYRMRVVSEVQAMGFFKIKGSVNHLAKMLGVTRFTIYNYLEKLNAKS, encoded by the coding sequence ATGACATACGAACGAGAAGCGCTGATTAACGTTCTGTCGGCTGCACTGGAAGCACTAAAAACCACACTGCCTTTAAATACTGAAGCTGTGCTGCATGACCTTACTCAACCAGAGGCGTCAGTGGTAAACATTATTAATGGGCATGTCAGTGGGCGAAAAATTGGAGATGCTCTTCTTAAAGGGCCCGAGGATGATAAAGGGTTTTTGGGATTGTTTGACGTGCCAAAGCAGACATCAAGCAAGGTTTTCAACGGTTATACCACGACGACTTCTGGCGGAAAGGTCTTAAATAGCGCCTCCACATTGTATTACAACTCAGATGGGACGCCTTTGGTTGCCTTTTGTATTAACGTCGATACTGATGTTGTTACTCGTCTGATGCGTGATCTTGAGTATTTGGTTCCTTCGCCGCTGGACTATGCCGAACAGGAAAACACGCTTGCAGGCGTTCCTGAAGAGTCTCTTGATGAGTTCCTTTCCCGTTTTCGGATGACCGGTTCTGAAAGTCAGAAAGAGTACAGAATGAGAGTGGTCTCCGAAGTTCAAGCGATGGGGTTTTTCAAAATAAAAGGAAGTGTTAATCACCTTGCGAAGATGCTCGGGGTGACCCGGTTTACTATTTATAATTATCTGGAAAAACTGAATGCAAAATCATAA
- a CDS encoding PhzF family phenazine biosynthesis protein: MQNHNANSIPFYQVDAFTSQPFGGNPAGVCPLTEWLSDETLQAIAIENNISETAFFVPVEDGYHLRWFTPGCEVDLCGHATLATAWVLYNKLGYTGELVRFHTRSGVLTVSRHGEEYCMDFPVTWPEPVAIAPNLTESLGISEKDIIGVWKAPDIIVLLRDKAIIDTMEPDMNKLVQIKARGVVCTAEGAHDGPFDFISRWFGPQVGVNEDPVTGSAHTWLVPLWSTLLNKTEFCAQQGGTRKGELRCVLRDDDRVELYGSARMTIEGRFYL; encoded by the coding sequence ATGCAAAATCATAATGCAAACAGCATCCCTTTTTATCAGGTTGATGCCTTCACATCCCAGCCGTTTGGCGGCAACCCTGCAGGTGTTTGCCCTCTCACGGAATGGCTTAGTGATGAGACGCTGCAAGCGATCGCTATTGAAAATAATATCTCTGAAACCGCTTTTTTCGTCCCGGTAGAGGATGGTTATCACTTGCGTTGGTTTACACCTGGCTGTGAAGTTGATCTGTGTGGCCATGCCACACTGGCGACAGCATGGGTTCTGTATAACAAACTGGGTTACACCGGTGAATTGGTGCGCTTCCACACCCGTAGCGGCGTGCTGACGGTCAGCAGGCACGGTGAGGAATATTGTATGGACTTCCCGGTGACCTGGCCTGAACCTGTCGCTATAGCACCAAACCTAACTGAATCACTTGGTATCAGTGAAAAGGACATTATCGGGGTCTGGAAAGCTCCAGATATTATTGTCCTGCTCCGGGATAAGGCCATCATTGATACGATGGAGCCTGATATGAATAAGCTGGTGCAAATAAAGGCGCGTGGTGTGGTCTGTACCGCAGAGGGAGCCCATGATGGACCCTTTGATTTCATCTCTCGCTGGTTTGGGCCACAGGTGGGGGTCAATGAGGATCCCGTTACCGGATCAGCGCATACCTGGCTTGTGCCTTTATGGTCAACTCTGCTCAATAAAACCGAATTCTGCGCTCAGCAGGGGGGAACACGTAAAGGGGAACTGCGCTGTGTGTTGCGTGATGATGATCGCGTAGAGCTATACGGTTCTGCCCGCATGACCATCGAAGGGCGGTTCTATCTTTGA
- a CDS encoding STM2901 family protein: protein MDTVEELGGTYFYHGQANLTPGELFDVIFLEQFCDELGIGIESGAAILAGQPWLKTRTKPGTAIKGTSVISKYGRMLLRDARTPFGIRVPTPVGFRMQKTNKLAAVLARYVPWLGWVGLINSIYQVSRKTQNKYNLIARPKDRIQWTYF from the coding sequence ATGGATACGGTTGAAGAGCTGGGCGGGACGTACTTCTATCATGGACAAGCAAATTTAACGCCTGGCGAATTGTTCGACGTGATCTTTTTAGAACAATTTTGCGACGAACTGGGAATTGGCATTGAATCCGGGGCAGCTATTCTTGCCGGTCAGCCGTGGCTAAAAACCAGGACAAAACCCGGTACGGCAATCAAAGGTACAAGCGTAATTTCAAAGTATGGGCGGATGCTTCTGAGAGATGCGAGAACGCCTTTTGGGATCAGGGTGCCGACCCCTGTCGGTTTCAGGATGCAAAAAACGAATAAGCTTGCAGCCGTTCTCGCTCGTTATGTTCCCTGGCTTGGGTGGGTTGGCCTGATAAACTCGATTTATCAGGTATCTCGGAAAACTCAGAACAAATACAATCTGATTGCCCGACCGAAAGACCGCATACAGTGGACTTATTTCTGA
- a CDS encoding DUF1493 family protein, translating to MDLFLMTIQDEVLAMFRNEIPGYLDENWKETPLEFDSDLFETPGDDFEDALEKYQEIFKVDLTFVNWSHYFPWENTPLFTRLFKAKRKEVEKTRKPLTVRMFAESAAAGRWLYD from the coding sequence GTGGACTTATTTCTGATGACAATACAAGACGAAGTATTAGCCATGTTCAGGAATGAGATACCAGGGTATTTAGACGAAAACTGGAAAGAAACCCCTCTGGAATTCGATTCAGATTTGTTCGAAACACCTGGTGATGATTTTGAAGATGCTTTAGAGAAGTATCAGGAGATCTTCAAAGTTGACCTGACCTTCGTCAACTGGTCTCACTATTTTCCCTGGGAAAACACCCCGTTATTTACCCGATTGTTTAAAGCAAAAAGAAAAGAAGTGGAGAAAACAAGAAAACCCTTAACGGTTCGAATGTTTGCAGAATCGGCTGCGGCGGGACGATGGCTCTATGATTAA
- a CDS encoding Hcp family type VI secretion system effector: MAIPAYLWLKDDGGALIKGGVDVKGREYSIEVKGFHHNLMIPTDNATGKVTGTRMHSPMLVVKDFDCSSPYIYKAVATGQNLESAEIKWYRINDAGQEVEYFNMMLEGVRVVSISPTMASPEDSNSNHLESVELRYEKITWKHNDGNIIYSDSWNDRQTA, encoded by the coding sequence ATGGCTATACCCGCATATTTATGGCTAAAAGATGATGGTGGCGCGCTCATTAAAGGTGGCGTTGATGTCAAAGGGCGTGAGTACAGCATCGAAGTAAAAGGTTTTCATCACAATTTGATGATCCCAACCGACAATGCGACCGGGAAAGTAACAGGTACGCGTATGCACTCGCCTATGCTGGTTGTTAAAGATTTCGACTGCTCCAGCCCGTATATCTATAAAGCTGTGGCAACGGGGCAAAATCTGGAATCCGCAGAAATTAAATGGTATCGCATTAACGATGCGGGCCAGGAAGTTGAATACTTCAATATGATGCTGGAAGGCGTTCGTGTTGTTTCAATATCTCCGACGATGGCATCCCCGGAAGACAGCAACAGCAATCACTTAGAATCCGTAGAATTGCGCTATGAAAAAATCACCTGGAAACACAACGACGGGAATATTATTTATTCCGACTCCTGGAATGATCGTCAAACCGCATAA
- a CDS encoding metal/formaldehyde-sensitive transcriptional repressor yields MPHSPEDKKRILTRVRRIRGQTEAIERALENGDPCIAILQQIAAVRGAANGLMGEMLEIHLKDELVAGETSEDQRTVRMAEVSQLLRSYLK; encoded by the coding sequence ATGCCACATTCACCTGAAGACAAAAAACGGATTCTGACTCGCGTGCGGCGAATACGCGGGCAAACGGAAGCGATAGAGCGCGCGCTGGAAAATGGGGATCCTTGTATCGCTATTTTGCAGCAAATCGCAGCCGTGCGCGGCGCGGCCAATGGCCTGATGGGCGAAATGTTGGAAATCCATCTGAAAGACGAACTGGTCGCGGGGGAGACATCCGAGGATCAGCGTACTGTGCGCATGGCAGAAGTCAGCCAATTACTCCGCTCTTATCTAAAATAA
- a CDS encoding S-(hydroxymethyl)glutathione dehydrogenase/class III alcohol dehydrogenase — translation MKSRAAVAFGPGKPLEIVEIDVAPPQKGEVLVKITHTGVCHTDAFTLSGDDPEGVFPAVLGHEGGGIVVEVGEGVTSLKPGDHVIPLYTAECRECKFCKSGKTNLCQAVRATQGKGLMPDGTTRFSYNGEPIYHYMGTSTFSEYTVVAEISLAKVNEQAPLDKVCLLGCGVTTGIGAVHNTAKVKQGDTVAVFGLGGIGLAVIQGAVQAKAGRILAIDTNPEKFKLATEMGATDCINPKDHEKPIQDVIVEMTDGGVDFSFECIGNVNVMRSALECCHKGWGESVIIGVAGAGQEIKTRPFQLVTGRVWRGSAFGGVKGRTQLPGMVEDAMAGKINLDPFITHRMPLEQINEAFDLMHEGKSIRTVIHFGDK, via the coding sequence ATGAAATCACGTGCTGCTGTTGCATTCGGTCCGGGAAAGCCTCTGGAAATCGTTGAAATTGATGTCGCACCGCCACAAAAAGGCGAAGTGCTGGTCAAGATTACTCATACCGGTGTGTGCCACACCGATGCGTTCACTTTATCGGGCGATGATCCGGAAGGTGTTTTCCCGGCGGTTCTGGGGCATGAAGGCGGCGGAATTGTAGTGGAAGTGGGTGAGGGTGTGACCAGCCTGAAACCTGGCGATCACGTTATTCCTTTGTACACCGCTGAATGTCGCGAGTGTAAATTCTGTAAATCGGGTAAGACCAACCTCTGTCAGGCGGTACGCGCCACTCAAGGTAAAGGCTTGATGCCAGATGGCACCACGCGTTTCTCATATAACGGCGAACCGATTTACCACTACATGGGTACCAGTACTTTCAGCGAATACACCGTGGTTGCAGAGATTTCACTGGCGAAAGTGAACGAACAAGCCCCATTAGACAAAGTTTGTTTGCTGGGATGCGGTGTCACCACCGGGATTGGTGCGGTTCACAACACGGCGAAAGTGAAACAGGGTGATACCGTTGCCGTATTTGGTCTGGGTGGAATTGGGCTGGCGGTGATTCAGGGCGCGGTACAGGCAAAAGCTGGGCGTATTCTGGCAATCGACACCAACCCAGAAAAATTCAAACTGGCCACTGAAATGGGGGCTACAGACTGTATCAACCCTAAAGATCACGAAAAGCCGATTCAGGACGTGATCGTTGAGATGACTGATGGCGGTGTGGATTTCAGCTTTGAATGTATCGGTAACGTCAATGTGATGCGTTCGGCCCTGGAATGCTGCCATAAAGGCTGGGGTGAGAGCGTCATCATCGGTGTTGCGGGCGCAGGCCAGGAAATCAAAACGCGTCCGTTCCAGCTCGTCACCGGTCGAGTATGGCGTGGTTCAGCATTTGGTGGTGTAAAAGGGCGCACCCAATTACCTGGCATGGTTGAGGACGCGATGGCTGGCAAAATCAACCTCGATCCTTTTATCACGCACCGGATGCCGCTTGAACAAATTAACGAAGCGTTCGATTTAATGCACGAAGGGAAATCGATTCGTACCGTTATCCATTTTGGCGATAAATAA
- a CDS encoding winged helix-turn-helix transcriptional regulator: MLYRLIIIDQPVRFSDLQRAVHPITQKELTRQLRQFESRMLVTREVFAEVPPRVEYQITELGKSLRPTLDSLAQWMRENGEHLEA, from the coding sequence ATTCTTTATCGACTCATCATTATCGACCAGCCGGTGCGCTTTAGTGACTTGCAGCGCGCGGTGCATCCCATCACACAAAAAGAGCTCACACGGCAATTAAGGCAATTTGAATCAAGAATGTTGGTGACAAGAGAAGTGTTTGCGGAGGTCCCGCCGAGAGTTGAATATCAGATAACCGAGTTAGGAAAGTCACTGCGCCCGACACTGGACTCACTTGCGCAATGGATGCGGGAAAATGGCGAGCATCTGGAAGCGTGA
- a CDS encoding DUF2554 family protein has translation MVKQLRSKLGMILLLVGAALFSGQTTAQTHGHLYLVVKSADMLLRHQADSDEIRQAAEDSAADFREQHFHVNERRPGTYQL, from the coding sequence ATGGTTAAACAATTACGGTCAAAACTGGGGATGATTTTGTTACTGGTCGGTGCGGCGCTGTTCTCTGGCCAAACGACTGCTCAAACTCACGGTCACCTGTATTTGGTCGTCAAAAGTGCTGACATGTTGCTACGCCATCAGGCCGATAGCGATGAAATACGTCAGGCCGCCGAAGATTCTGCCGCCGATTTTCGTGAGCAACATTTCCACGTCAATGAACGCCGTCCGGGCACTTATCAACTGTAG